AATCGGGCAACTACGTCGTCGGCTTCTTCGACGGCGAGGGCGACGACGAGCGCATGGTCGGCGCGTCGATCGCGTTCTTCGGAGAGCCGGCACGCCGTGCGATGCACTCGCACATCACCGCGCTGCTGCCCGAGTACCGCGGCCGCGGGTGGGGCCGCGAGCTCAAGGAGCACCAGCGCCAGTGGGCGTTCTCGCGCGACGTCGGCCGCATCACCTGGACGTTCGACCCGCTCGTGGCGCGCAACGCGCACTTCTTCTTCTCGGTGCTGGGCGCCAGGGCCACCGGGTACTCGGTGAACCGCTACGGCATCTTCGGCGGCGGAGACGCCGGCGACGAGAGCGACCGGCTCGACGTCGAGTGGGCTCTCGCCGACATCGCGAAGCCCCCGGCATCCGACACGGTCGTCCAGACCCTCGAGATCCCCGCCGACATCGAGTCGCTGCGTGTCTCCGACCCCGACGCCGCCCACGAGTGGCGTATGCGCCTGCGTGGCGAGATGGAGGAGCTCCTCGGACGCGGCCTCCGGGTCGCCGGGTTCGACGTCGAGCGGGGCTACCTCTTCACGGAGTGACGCCGGCCGTCACCGTACCCCGCGCATGAGCTTCAGCACGGGCTTGACCGAGAGCAGCAGTCCGATCCCGACGACGATCGCGATGGCGCCGAGGATCGAGAAGAACGGCACCTCGTTCTCGGGGTCGTAGAAGGCCACGAGCTGCCCCGAGATCGCGGTGCCCAGCGCGACCGACAGGAAGAACAGCGCCACCATCTGCGTCTGGAACACGGCCGGGGCGAGCTTCGTGCTCGCCGACAGCCCGACGGGCGACAGCAGCAGCTCGGCGACGGTGAACACGAACAGGATGCCCACGATCGCCAGCACCGGCGTGGTGTTCTCCCCTCCGCCTGCGAACGGGAGGAACAGCAGGAACGCGGATCCCATGATGATCGCGGCGAGTCCGAACTTCACCGGGGTGGAGGGCTGGCGTCTGCCGAGTTTCGTCCAGAGGGCGGCGAAGACACCCGACAGGATGATGATGAAGACCGGGTTGATCGACTGCACCCACGAGACCGGCATCTCCCAGCCGAAGAGCGAGCGGTCCAGGCGCTTGTCGGAGTAGATCGTCAGCACCGTGAACTGCTGCTGATACAGCGACCAGAACGCGACGCTGGTGATGAACAGCGGCAGGAAGCCCCACACGCGCGACCGCTCGGTCGCGTCGATGCGGGGACTGCGCAGGATCACCGTGAAGTAGGCGATCGCTGCGACGACCGTGACGCCGATGACGATGGGGGCGAGGTTGTCGGCGCGGATGACTCCGAGCAGCACGAGCACCGCGATGAGCACGACGGCGGTGACCGCGATCACGACGACCAGACGGTAGCGCGACGAGGGCAGCGGGTTCGGCACCACGCGTGCGGCTGCGGGCAGGGATCGGCGGCCGAACGAGTACTGCACCAGGCCGAGGGTCATTCCGACAGCCGCCAGACCGAAGCCCCAGTGGAAGCCCAGGGTCGACTGCAGGATGCCGGTCAGGATGGGGCCGAGGAAGCCGCCGAGGTTGATCCCGAGGTAGAAGAGCGAGAAGCCGGCGTCGCGCCGGGTGTCGTCCGGCGCGTAGAGCGTTCCGACGACCGAGGTCGCGTTCGCCTTGAGGCCACCCGATCCGAGCGCGACCAGGACGAGACCGACGCCCACGCCGAGCACGCCGGGGATGAGGGCCAGCGCGATGTGCCCCGCGACGATCACGATGGCGCTGACGAACAGGACACGCTCCGACCCGAACAGTCGGTCCGCGAGCCAGGCGCCGAGGATGGTGGCGAGGTAGACGGATCCGCCGTAGGCGCCGACGATGCCGCCCGCCACCGCCTCGGGGATCCCGAGCCCGCCCTGGGTGGCCGAGTAGTACAGGTAGATGAGCAGGATCCCCTGCATGCCGTAGAAGCTGAATCGCTCCCACATCTCCACGCCGAAGATGTGGACCAGCGACCACGGCTGTCCGAAGAATCGTGTGTCATCGTCGCGGGTCCGACCGGTCGGCTGCGCAGTGCTCATCCCACGACGGTACCCTTCGGCAGGCTCAGTGACCCCGTTTCGCGACGGATAGAATGGGGGTGCCCGTGCTCACGGGTTCTCCCGCTTCCGACCATTGGAGCCACCATGGCCGAACAGTCCCGCCTCGACAAGGTCATCGCCCTCGCCCGCCACCGCGGGTTCGTGTTCCAGGCCGGTGAGATCTACGGCGGTTCGCGTTCGGCATGGGACTACGGCCCCCTCGGCACCGAGCTCAAGGAGAACATCCGTCGGCAGTGGTGGC
This genomic interval from Microbacterium sp. LWH11-1.2 contains the following:
- a CDS encoding GNAT family N-acetyltransferase; this encodes MRTIRDLDTVELILDAQGLLDSIRGPQRVVDAGTLRALQQSGNYVVGFFDGEGDDERMVGASIAFFGEPARRAMHSHITALLPEYRGRGWGRELKEHQRQWAFSRDVGRITWTFDPLVARNAHFFFSVLGARATGYSVNRYGIFGGGDAGDESDRLDVEWALADIAKPPASDTVVQTLEIPADIESLRVSDPDAAHEWRMRLRGEMEELLGRGLRVAGFDVERGYLFTE
- a CDS encoding peptide MFS transporter, with amino-acid sequence MSTAQPTGRTRDDDTRFFGQPWSLVHIFGVEMWERFSFYGMQGILLIYLYYSATQGGLGIPEAVAGGIVGAYGGSVYLATILGAWLADRLFGSERVLFVSAIVIVAGHIALALIPGVLGVGVGLVLVALGSGGLKANATSVVGTLYAPDDTRRDAGFSLFYLGINLGGFLGPILTGILQSTLGFHWGFGLAAVGMTLGLVQYSFGRRSLPAAARVVPNPLPSSRYRLVVVIAVTAVVLIAVLVLLGVIRADNLAPIVIGVTVVAAIAYFTVILRSPRIDATERSRVWGFLPLFITSVAFWSLYQQQFTVLTIYSDKRLDRSLFGWEMPVSWVQSINPVFIIILSGVFAALWTKLGRRQPSTPVKFGLAAIIMGSAFLLFLPFAGGGENTTPVLAIVGILFVFTVAELLLSPVGLSASTKLAPAVFQTQMVALFFLSVALGTAISGQLVAFYDPENEVPFFSILGAIAIVVGIGLLLSVKPVLKLMRGVR